The sequence TTGCTTGATGTTCCAACGGCCATCTCTTCAGTAAGCGACCAGTTGATTGACAATGCCAATATTACTGACCTCAGTACATTGGGTGAATTTGTTCCCGGAATGTATGTACGCGAGCAGGGCGCCAACCGACCAACTTTTTCCATTCGTGGATTAAGTAGCGACGAAGTGAGTCCAAGTGCCCAACCGCGTGTTTCGGTATTTTTTAATAATGTTCCGATAAACCGTGCCAATTCTGCGTCACTCGAGTTGTATGATATGGCCCGTGTGGAAGTGCTGAAAGGACCGCAAAACACACTTTTCGGACGGGGAGCACAAGCCGGTGCCGTTCATTACGTTAGCAAAATGCCGGAGAACGAATTTTATGGCAGCGTAACAGCTGGATTAGGCGATTATGGCGAACAGGAATACCGCGGAATGATAAATGTTCCGATTATCGACAATAAATTGATGATGCGGGCTGCAGGAACTTACAATTCTCGCGATGGATACATTGAAAATACTTTTGGCGGCGACCTCATGGGAAAAGAAACACTTGCCGGACGTTTTTCATTGCGTTTCAGGCCGCAGTGGAACCATCGTTTTGATGCGGTGATTAACTACCAGAAAGATGACACTCCGGGGATTGCGTTTATGCCCGCCAGTCTGCCAAATACCAACGGTGACATTGGTATTTTTAGTGGTATAGCATCGCACGAGCAAGGGAAAAACCTGGGAACCGGAAAAGAACTATTTGATGCCACACTGAATTATCGTTTTTACATGACCGAACATACTTACTGGACAAGTATCACTTCGTACCGCAAAACAGATGCCTCATCGCGGTGGGATGGCGATGGTACGGCATCGGCGGCTATTGATATGGCTGAGTATGCAGGGTCATCGCAGTTTTACCAGGAAATACGTGGTAACTTCTCGCAAAACAGCCGCTTGAATGGTTCGCTGGGTGGCAGTTTTTGGCGCGAAAAAGCTGACCAGACTTACTGGTTCTCGCCCAACGAGGAGCATTTGGCAAGTTTGATGTTACTGCCCGAACCAACTCCTGTAATGCCCGACGGTCAACCAATGGCAATTCCTGCTATTCCGAATTACGACCCGGAACTGGATACTACGATTTATGTTTCTCTACCGACCGATCACCAAGAAGAAATGTACAGCAAAGCAACGAACATGGCAGTGGAAGGTTTTATGGATTTAAACTACCAGCTTTCGCGCAAATTTTTTGTTTCGGCTGGAGTTCGTGCAGTATATGACCGCTACAAACTGAGTAGCTCGTCTTCTTTTACAAGTGGCTCGCCTTCAGTACTGGGTACATTTACCGGAAACTATCCCAACGTTTTCTTTTTACCATACGACTCAAAAGAGATCAAAAAAAATACGCTTTCGTTTACCTGGCACGGTGGTTTAAAATACCGCTTTAACGAATATGGAAATATTTATGCCAACTATTCGCGCGGACGTCGCCCTTCCGTATTACAGTTTACTTCAACAGGCGAAGAGGAAGTACTTGAACCGGAAATTCTCGATAATTTTGAGCTGGGTTTTAAAGGTTCGTTTTATGATCGTGTGTTTGTGGATATAACAGGTTTCTACTCGCTTTACAAAGATTTTCAAACGCGTGCATGGGTGGCCGACAGTGAAACGGGCGAATACAACCTGCTGTTTAAAGACGGCGGTCAGGCGACATCATACGGTGCCGAAGCCAATGTACGCGTAGCCATTATTGAACAACTGGATATGTTTGCCAATTATGCCTGGTTGAAAACTGAATTCGACTCTACCGATGTGGATGGCTCGGAACAGTTGTATGCCGGCAATGTTTTTAGTCTGGCACCAGAACATAGTTTTGCTGTTGGACTGAATGCACGCGTGAACATTACGCCCAATATTAAGCTTTTTGTAACACCATCATATTCGTATAAATCGCATATGTATTTCGAGGATGCCAACACACTTGGTCTGGAGCAGGACGGTTATGGTTTGCTGAACATTAACGGCGGACTGGAACTGGCTGATCCGAATATTCGCCTAACCATTTGGGCCAACAACGTGCTCGACGAACAATACATTACCAGCGCCGGTAATACAGGAAGCCTGTTTGGCGTGCCAACTTTTGTGCCGGGCTCTCCACGCATGGTCGGGACTAAATTGACCTGGAACTTTACGAAGGAAGAACGGCGGAGAAGGAGACGATAGATTGATGAATTTCGAATGATGATTAACGATTACTGATGGAAGCTCCATCAATGAACTGAAAACGTCTCGTTTCAACGCAAGTGAGAAAATAATCAATGTGGTACTCGACAGCTGTCGACAACAAAATGAGCTGTCAGTTTTTAACTCGACAGCCGTCGGCAAGCAAATAAATTTTCAAAATCGATGATTTCAACTTTCGACAAGCAAAAAAACTTTTGATTTTCATCTCGACAATTGTCGGGAACAAAATAGATTTTCAAGTTTGATTTCAACACGCATCGAGATAAAAATAAACTTTCAAAATGGAGCCCGACAGCCGTCGAAGAGAAAATCAGCTATCAAATTCCTTGTCGACAGCTGTCGGAATCGAATTTAAACTGCAACATTGCTATTCAACAATTCTTTTACCTCTTTCCGATAACTTTTACCAATATTCAGCCTAACATCATCAACCTGAACCTCATTTAACGATCGCTCTTTAATTCGTTCGGTATTGATTATAAACGAGCGGTGAATTCT comes from uncultured Draconibacterium sp. and encodes:
- a CDS encoding TonB-dependent receptor, producing MKTFLSIFLLVIIVSTSFGQSKRRDKVKRKYRSAEAVSRELPTVYVRGSVYDSEYNLLPGATVTVDGTYKGVNTNEDGEYFITNLVPGRARIRVSFVGYETRTVDIILQEGRNEKNVMMPTADIHLEPILVSAQKREQQLLDVPTAISSVSDQLIDNANITDLSTLGEFVPGMYVREQGANRPTFSIRGLSSDEVSPSAQPRVSVFFNNVPINRANSASLELYDMARVEVLKGPQNTLFGRGAQAGAVHYVSKMPENEFYGSVTAGLGDYGEQEYRGMINVPIIDNKLMMRAAGTYNSRDGYIENTFGGDLMGKETLAGRFSLRFRPQWNHRFDAVINYQKDDTPGIAFMPASLPNTNGDIGIFSGIASHEQGKNLGTGKELFDATLNYRFYMTEHTYWTSITSYRKTDASSRWDGDGTASAAIDMAEYAGSSQFYQEIRGNFSQNSRLNGSLGGSFWREKADQTYWFSPNEEHLASLMLLPEPTPVMPDGQPMAIPAIPNYDPELDTTIYVSLPTDHQEEMYSKATNMAVEGFMDLNYQLSRKFFVSAGVRAVYDRYKLSSSSSFTSGSPSVLGTFTGNYPNVFFLPYDSKEIKKNTLSFTWHGGLKYRFNEYGNIYANYSRGRRPSVLQFTSTGEEEVLEPEILDNFELGFKGSFYDRVFVDITGFYSLYKDFQTRAWVADSETGEYNLLFKDGGQATSYGAEANVRVAIIEQLDMFANYAWLKTEFDSTDVDGSEQLYAGNVFSLAPEHSFAVGLNARVNITPNIKLFVTPSYSYKSHMYFEDANTLGLEQDGYGLLNINGGLELADPNIRLTIWANNVLDEQYITSAGNTGSLFGVPTFVPGSPRMVGTKLTWNFTKEERRRRRR